One genomic region from Prunus persica cultivar Lovell chromosome G3, Prunus_persica_NCBIv2, whole genome shotgun sequence encodes:
- the LOC18783887 gene encoding uncharacterized protein LOC18783887, which produces MASVIMAPTFSSISVNRTGGDCSKWSSTNRHRRGMKLKAMRIEKPLEELYQVRVERKVSPERLAELGVSRWSMWKTGKCKLPWDWQVDQLVYIEEGEVRVVPEGSKQYMRFVAGDLVRYPKWLEADLFFNGPYQERYRFRAYGDD; this is translated from the coding sequence ATGGCAAGTGTCATCATGGCCCCAACCTTCAGCTCAATCTCAGTCAACAGAACCGGCGGAGATTGCAGTAAGTGGAGTAGTACTAACAGGCATCGTCGTGGTATGAAATTAAAGGCAATGCGGATAGAGAAACCTCTGGAGGAATTGTACCAAGTGAGAGTGGAACGAAAGGTGTCACCGGAGAGACTAGCAGAGCTTGGAGTTTCAAGATGGTCAATGTGGAAGACTGGCAAGTGCAAGCTACCATGGGACTGGCAGGTGGACCAACTGGTTTACATTGAGGAAGGAGAGGTGAGAGTTGTGCCTGAAGGAAGCAAGCAATATATGCGATTTGTTGCCGGAGATCTTGTTCGTTACCCTAAGTGGTTGGAGGCTGACCTCTTCTTCAATGGTCCATACCAAGAGCGTTACAGATTCCGAGCCTATGGAGATGATTAA
- the LOC18781842 gene encoding uncharacterized protein LOC18781842 isoform X3 yields MALLHVQLINGFFQGPKQSPLSQRRARAGRYLCLQTQANPSRTQRIMESLSVSGEVGGAGGAYSYSALKRLDQLWSSICSAQTVVEEPKQVVSSVPGFFSNSDLADKAVDTFDVLICGGTLGIFIATALCAKGLRVGIVERNVLKGREQEWNISRKELLELVEIGVLVEDDIELVTAAKFNPNRCGFEGKGDIWVEDILNLGVSPAKLIEVVKNRFITLGGVIFEGNSVSSISIYEDAAVLQLNEGNILTSRLIIDAMGNFSPIVKQIRSGRKPDGVCLVVGSCARGFKDNSTSDVIYTSSLVKKVGASKAQLFWEAFPAGSGPADRTTYMFTYLAPQPQSPKLEELLEEYWKLMPEYQGVSLDDLEIQRVLYGIFPTYCDSPLPAAFNRVLQFGDASGIQSPVSFGGFGSLTRHLKRLSTGIYEAMSNNLLDSYSLSLLNPYMRSPT; encoded by the exons ATGGCGTTGCTTCACGTTCAACTCATTAATGGGTTTTTTCAGGGCCCAAAGCAGAGCCCACTGTCTCAGAGAAGAGCAAGAGCTGGCAGATACCTCTGCTTGCAAACACAGGCCAATCCCTCAAGAACCCAG AGGATAATGGAGAGTTTATCAGTGAGTGGGGAAGTTGGTGGTGCTGGCGGGGCATACTCATATAGTGCCTTGAAGAGGTTGGACCAACTTTGGTCTAGTATTTGTTCTGCTCAAACAG TTGTGGAGGAACCAAAGCAAGTGGTTTCAAGTGTTCCTGGTTTTTTTAGCAATTCTGATCTGGCTGACAAAGCAGTAGATACATTTGATGTGTTAATTTGTGGTGGAACTCTGGGAATCTTCATAGCTACAGCCTTGTGCGCAAAAGGTCTTCGAGTAGGCATTGTTGAGAGAAATGTGCTCAAGGGG AGGGAACAAGAATGGAATATCTCACGGAAAGAGCTCTTGGAACTTGTAGAAATCGGAGTTCTGGTAGAAGATGACATTGAACTAGTCACTGCAGCTAAATTCAATCCT AACAGATGCGGCTTTGAGGGCAAGGGTGATATCTGGGTTGAAGACATTCTTAATCTTGGTGTTTC ACCAGCAAAGCTTATAGAGGTTGTGAAGAATCGTTTCATTACTCTGGGTGGAGTCATATTTGAAGGCAACAGTGTGTCCAGCATTTCCATTTATGAAGATGCGGCT GTCTTACAACTCAATGAGGGAAACATTTTGACATCTCGCCTCATCATTGATGCAATGGGGAATTTCTCTCCCATTGTAAAACAG ATAAGATCCGGAAGGAAACCAGATGGTGTTTGCCTTGTTGTTGGATCCTGTGCTCGTGGATTTAAGGATAACTCTACAAGTGATGTTATATATACTAGTTCATTGGTAAAGAAGGTTGGGGCCTCAAAAGCTCAATTGTTTTGGGAG GCATTTCCAGCTGGTTCAGGTCCTGCAGATCGTACAACTTATATGTTCACTTATCTTGCTCCTCAACCCCAATCGCCGAAATTGGAAGAATTGTTAGAAGAGTATTGGAAACTGATGCCAGAATATCAG GGGGTCTCTCTTGATGACTTGGAGATACAGAGGGTTCTATATGGCATTTTCCCTACATATTGTGACAG CCCGCTGCCGGCAGCTTTTAATCGTGTTTTACAG TTTGGTGATGCTAGTGGAATACAATCACCTGTTTCATTTGGTGGTTTCGGAAGCT